One part of the Mya arenaria isolate MELC-2E11 chromosome 3, ASM2691426v1 genome encodes these proteins:
- the LOC128227876 gene encoding uncharacterized protein LOC128227876, which translates to MPKDNLKDKLEGNEIDLSLNNLTAVPVKELAEIPKATHLDLSCNLLADLPDTFCSLTYLVKIDLSKNLLTSLPDDFGNLTRLQYLDLLGNKLTVLPVSVYQLTKLKWLDLKDNPLAPEFKAIAGDCLDEKQCKKCAKDIVDHMRIEHNRIEKKLQIQRDDEKKRKAAADAEFEAERKRIAEEKKRNKKKRQKGQKQASTTPEVQPKKSGETMAPIEKKKQKNPQKKEQKSGNCCFKLLCGFVFSLALIASALFGTLMYCQYNSGSNFCEIIQYESTVVPFSRAYVIPYVEKAQGFALNAQEEITVAGQRCSIWIQENGPKFTSFVKEKWNDVSGYVVEKWNEFSALVEWQYKSFLGKGEEEPARRQTGGESKTKGKPTTTPKPTTTTPKSTTTTTTTPKPTTTTTTTPKPTTTTTTTPRPTTTTTTTTPKPTTTTTTTPKPTTTTTTTPKPTTTTTTTPRPTTTTTTTTPKPTTTTTTTPKPTTTTTTTPKPTTTTTTTPKPTTTTTTTPKPTTTTTTTPKPTTTTTTTPKPTTTTTPKPTTTTTTTPKPTTTTTPKPTTTTTTTPKPTTTTPKPTTTTTTPKPTTTTTPKPTTTTTTPKPTTTTTTPKPTTTTTTTPKPTTTTTTTPKPTTTTTTTPKPTTTTTTTPKPTTTTTTTPKPTTTTTPKPTTTTTTTPKPTTTTTTTPKPTTTTTPKPTKAPEKDQNKVDETNQEIKAGLSEQEGGEKVVKVGKRRKPNN; encoded by the exons GCAGAAATACCAAAAGCTACACACCTAGATTTGTCATGCAATCTATTGGCGGATCTCCCA gATACATTCTGCTCACTGACTTACTTGGTCAAAATTGACTTGAGTAAAAACCTGCTGACCAGTCTACCAGATGATTTTGGAAATCTCACTCGTCTGCAATACCTGGATCTCTTGGGCAACAAACTCACCGTTCTGCCAGTCAGTGTGTACCAGCTGACCAAACTCAAATGGCTTGATCTCAAGGATAATCCTCTGGCTCCGGAGTTTAAGGCAATTGCTGGTGACTGCCTTGATGAAAAACAGTGCAAGAAGTGTGCAAAGGAT ATTGTCGATCATATGCGTATAGAACACAACCGTATAGAAAAGAAACTGCAGATTCAGAGGGATGATGAAAAGA AGCGTAAGGCAGCAGCAGATGCAGAGTTTGAAGCTGAGAGAAAACGAATTGCAGAGGAAAAGAAGCGCAATAAAAAGAAGCGGCAAAAAGGCCAGAAACAAGCTAGCACAACTCCGGAAGTACAACCAAAAAAATCAG gGGAAACAATGGCGCCTATCGAGAAGAAGAAACAAAAGAATCCACAAAAGAAAG aacAAAAAAGTGGAAATTGCTGCTTCAAGTTACTGTGTGGATTTGTCTTCAGCCTGGCATTGATTGCATCAGCACTTTTTGGCACTCTAATGTACTGTCAATACAACTCAGGGAGCAATTTTTGTGAAATCATACAGTATGAGAGTACTGTAGTTCCATTTAGTCGTGCTTATGTGATTCCGTATGTAGAAAAGgcccagggctttgccctgaaTGCTCAAGAGGAGATAACTGTTGCTGGCCAAAGATGTTCAATTTGGATTCAGGAAAATGGCCCAAAGTTCACTAGCTTTGTAAAGGAAAAATGGAATGATGTTTCAGGCTATGTTGTGGAAAAATGGAATGAGTTTTCCGCCCTTGTTGAATGGCAGTACAAGTCTTTCTTAGGAAAGGGTGAGGAGGAACCTGCCCGAAGACAGACTGGAGGAGAAAGTAAGACCAAAGGAAAACCTACTACAACTCCTAAGCCAACAACAACTACACCTAAATCAACAACAACCACCACAACTACACCTAAACcaacaaccaccaccacaactacaCCTAAACCAACAACAACCACCACAACTACACCTAGAccaacaaccaccaccaccacaactacaCCTAAACCAACAACAACCACCACAACTACACCTAAACCAACAACAACCACTACAACTACACCTAAACCAACAACAACCACCACAACTACACCTAGAccaacaaccaccaccaccacaactacaCCTAAACCAACAACAACCACCACAACTACACCTAAACCAACAACAACCACCACAACTACACCTAAACCAACAACAACCACCACAACTACACCTAAACCAACAACAACCACCACAACTACACCTAAACCAACAACAACCACCACAACTACACCTAAACCAACAACAACCACTACAACTACACCTAAACCCACTACCACAACTACACCTAAACCAACAACAACCACCACAACTACACCTAAACCAACTACCACAACTACACCTAAACCAACAACAACCACCACAACTACACctaaaccaacaacaactacaccTAAACCAACAACCACCACAACTACACCTAAACCAACAACCACAACTACACCTAAACCAACAACCACCACAACTACACCTAAACCAACAACCACCACAACTACACCTAAACCAACAACAACCACCACAACTACACCTAAACcaacaaccaccaccacaactacaCCTAAACCAACAACAACCACCACAACTACACCTAAACCAACAACAACCACCACAACTACACCTAAACCAACAACAACCACCACAACCACACCTAAAccaacaactacaactacaccTAAACCAACAACAACCACCACAACTACACCTAAACCAACAACAACCACCACAACCACACCTAAAccaacaactacaactacaccTAAACCAACAAAAGCCCCAGAAAAGGATCAAAATAAAGTAGATGAAACTAATCAGGAAATAAAGGCTGGTTTAAGTGAGCAGGAAGGTGgtgaaaaagttgtaaaagtTGGAAAGCGAAGAAAACCGAATAACTag